In Macrobrachium rosenbergii isolate ZJJX-2024 chromosome 6, ASM4041242v1, whole genome shotgun sequence, a genomic segment contains:
- the LOC136839569 gene encoding apolipoprotein D-like, with protein MRAFGALVLTGLLVGIVGAHDWGWGACPVLQAKAKLNVDKYIGLWYVIELFDSSSTCQTLNYTRTSETQLSVTKSRQFYILDSLSIDHANTYTGKLDIPNEDNAGKMRVKWPLNIAGKADYTIFDTDYDTYAVVYECQQISTLAYRQSAAILSRSPTLDSKVVDRVKKELKDAGISISHFDKIDHSVCTQRSDASMKIDIDDNTFKDIVSSAGDGIKSVASTVANGASNLADTVVDFTRRLGASTDGNSASAPIKEDKNSDVEIIS; from the exons ATGAGGGCATTTGGAGCTCTGGTGTTGACCGGACTGTTGGTGGGCATTGTCGGTGCCCACGACTGGGGTTGGGGCGCATGTCCAGTGCTTCAGGCGAAGGCGAAGTTGAACGTGGATAAG TACATCGGCCTCTGGTACGTCATCGAGCTGTTTGACTCATCCTCAACCTGCCAGACCTTGAACTACACTAGAACGTCGGAAACCCAGTTATCTGTGACGAAGAGTAGACAGTTCTACATCCTCGACAGCCTAAGCATCGACCATGCGAATACGTACACTGGGAAACTCGACATCCCTAACGAAGATAACGCTGGAAAGATGAGAGTGAAGTGGCCTCTCA ATATCGCAGGCAAAGCTGATTACACCATCTTCGACACTGACTATGATACTTACGCTGTTGTTTATGAATGTCAGCAGATCAGCACTCTGGCTTATCGTCAGTCAGCTGCTATCCTCTCCAGAAGTCCTACACTGGATTCCAAGGTTGTCGACAGG GTAAAGAAAGAGCTGAAAGATGCCGGTATCTCCATCTCTCACTTCGACAAGATCGACCACAGCGTCTGCACCCAGCGCTCCGACGCAAGCATGAAGATCGACATCGACGACAACACTTTCAAAGACATCGTTAGTTCTGCTGGCGACGGCATCAAGTCTGTGGCTAGTACG GTGGCTAACGGAGCAAGTAACCTCGCCGACACCGTGGTCGACTTCACCCGACGTCTTGGGGCGTCTACTGACGGAAACAGCGCCAGTGCTCCCATCAAggaggacaagaactcagacgtcgaaattatttcttaa